A section of the Nerophis ophidion isolate RoL-2023_Sa linkage group LG16, RoL_Noph_v1.0, whole genome shotgun sequence genome encodes:
- the plag1 gene encoding zinc finger protein PLAG1 has translation MASGTQVHLDQVLDKAKPEAPIGRRRRAEGKPKKNFPCEDCEKAFNSVEKLKVHSYSHTGERPYFCSQPGCTKAFVSKYKLLRHMATHSPEKSHKCSYCEKMFHRKDHLKNHLHTHDPYKEAFTCEECGKNYNTKLGFKRHLALHAANSGDLTCQVCLQTFPSTAVLLEHLRTHAGKSAGATKEKKHHCDHCERKFYTRKDVRRHMVVHTGRKDFLCQYCAQRFGRKDHLTRHVKKSHAQELLRVKSEPADLAQPPAFESMAEPPDMLTTMPHQHIYTTALLDPEPLPNAALNKYPLGSNMTSYAVSSQGWEQNQKGELESYLMALQTSTPSSSSASQYQLSTCKLEMDSHAAMMEEARQDSHRIPTSTPTCDSMASPSSLMDFSQLFNFLPLNGPPYIQTGGSAEQHTLHQDNTPLLLLPQSSKTTTLPRFHQAFQ, from the exons ATGGCGTCAGGAACCCAGGTCCACTTGGACCAGGTCCTGGACAAGGCAAAGCCGGAGGCACCCATAGGGAGGCGCAGGCGAGCAGAAGGAAAACCCAAGAAGAATTTCCCCTGCGAAGACTGCGAGAAAGCTTTCAACAGTGTGGAGAAACTGAAGGTGCATTCCTACTCTCACACCGGAGAGAGACCATACTTCTGCTCCCAGCCTGGATGCACCAAGGCCTTTGTCTCCAAATACAAGCTGCTAAG GCACATGGCAACTCACTCGCCAGAAAAAAGCCACAAGTGTTCATACTGTGAAAAAATGTTTCACCGCAAGGATCACTTAAAGAATCACCTTCACACCCACGACCCGTACAAAGAAGCCTTTACATGTGAGGAGTGCGGTAAGAACTACAACACCAAGCTGGGCTTCAAGCGCCACCTCGCCCTCCACGCAGCCAACAGCGGCGACCTCACCTGCCAGGTGTGTCTGCAGACGTTCCCCAGCACCGCGGTGCTCCTGGAACACCTCCGAACCCACGCCGGCAAGTCCGCCGGTGCCACGAAGGAGAAAAAGCACCACTGCGATCATTGCGAGCGGAAATTTTACACCCGTAAAGACGTGCGGCGCCACATGGTGGTCCACACGGGACGCAAAGACTTCCTGTGTCAATACTGCGCGCAGCGCTTTGGCAGGAAGGACCACCTGACCCGGCATGTGAAGAAGAGTCACGCTCAAGAACTGTTGCGAGTGAAAAGTGAGCCAGCTGATTTGGCGCAGCCTCCGGCCTTTGAGTCCATGGCTGAGCCCCCAGACATGTTGACGACAATGCCGCATCAGCACATTTACACCACCGCCCTCCTGGATCCAGAGCCCCTCCCGAACGCCGCGTTAAATAAATACCCATTAGGCTCCAACATGACCTCATACGCTGTCTCCTCACAGGGATGGGAGCAGAACCAAAAGGGAGAACTGGAGAGCTACCTAATGGCGCTACAAACTAGCACGCCTTCGTCGTCCTCCGCAAGCCAATATCAACTTTCTACCTGCAAACTGGAGATGGATTCACACGCCGCCATGATGGAAGAAGCGAGGCAGGATTCGCACAGGATTCCGACATCTACGCCGACGTGTGACTCGATGGCCTCGCCCTCGTCGCTGATGGACTTCTCCCAGCTTTTCAATTTTCTGCCGCTAAATGGACCTCCGTACATTCAGACAGGGGGCAGTGCAGAGCAGCACACGCTCCACCAAGACAACACACCTTTGCTCCTGCTCCCACAATCTTCCAAAACAACCACGCTGCCACGCTTCCATCAGGCTTTTCAGTGA